TATCAAAAGAAGAATTCATTTTGCTTGACCATGTTTCATTTAGATTATAAAAGGTAGGAGTATGAACAGCTGCACCTATCTTAACTTTAAGCATCTCTACATCAACAGGGACATAAATTATTCCAAATTTAAAATTAAAACCTGTTCCCGATGTATTAACTTCTTCATGATATGTAAACGATTTAAATCCAGAAATTGAATCAACATCATCAGCTTCACTATAAGATGATAATTCATGATACCTTAAATAAGGAAAGCCAATGGTTCCTCCTATATAAAACTTATTATTATAATTAGCACCTAACGAAAATACCATTTCCTGCTGAGCTCCTGTTGTTTCAATAGATTTTCTTTGTAAAATACCTCCATTTGGCACATTTGAAAAATAAGTTGTACCACCAATGGTATCAAGTAAGTATGTATTAAATGCCAGCTGAGTATCAAATACGCCAAGCTCATCCGAAGCTATACCCTGCGCATTCTCTAGATATACACTCATTAATGAACTATTTATATTTGATCCTTTGATATCAACCCTATTATGAAAATTATTATAACGATTTAAACCAAAACCAAAATTAACTGATTTCCAACTATTTTCATTATTATTGTTGGTCTTAAAAGCATAAACCATTCCAATATTACTGAAATTAAAGTTGTATTTTTCGTCTTTTGATGCAGTTCCATTATAAGTAGATGATGTTTTACTATTATAAATCGATGGGGTAAAGGTAAATTCATTTTTCCTGAATACACCAATACCAGCAGGGTTAGTTGAAAGTGTAGAAAAATCAGCACCAATAGCGCCAAAAGCTCCACCCATACTAGTATACCTGGCCGTTCCGCCAAAACCAATCATAGAATATCTTAAAGCATCTACATTGTTTTGTGCAAAAGAAGTCATCGAGATTATGATGACTAGTGTGCTTATTATTAATCTTTTCATAGTTTTAATCATTAATGATTATTCAATTATTTCCTCTTGCTTCCAGTATTCCCTATACTAGATCTGGATGAACTACTAGATGATGAACTGGAACTCTTTGGTGTCGAATAGGAACTACTTGATGATTTTGGTGTAGAGTAGCTATTACTTGATGACTTAGGTGTTGAGTAACTATTGGTTGATGATTTTGGAGTTGAATAGCTGTTATTTGAGTTATAGTTCGAATTTGATGTACTACTCTTACTTGGAGTGCTATATGATTTTGGAGATGTAGTACTTGATTTTGGAGTAGTTGAACTAGGTGTCGAATATGTCTTCGGTTTCGAATAATACTGGTTAGATTTAGGCTCAGTATACGTTGGTGAAGAATACGTCTTTGGTTTTGAATAAGTAGATTGCGTTGTAGTTGTAGGCGTTGTTGTTTTACTTTTAGGAATACTGTACTGAGAATTAACTGTATTGGTTGATGTAGTATTCTTACTTTTTGGCATTGTATACTGATTACTTGTAGGTGTAGTGCTAGAATTAACAGTATTAGTTGTTGTTGTACTCTTACTCTTCGGAATTGAATATTGATTACTTACATTAGTATTAGTAGTAGTTGTTGTTGGAATTACGGTATTAGAATTTTCGATAGTATTTGTTGTAGTTTTATCCTTAGGAATTACTAATGGATTGGTATTGGTAGTTGAGCTTACATCTTTATCTTTTACCGGAACAACATCTAATGCGGGAATACTTGTTGTTGAAGTTTGATTGGTAGGGGTTTTATCCAAATGTATAGTCTGCGGTGTAGTTTCAACACTATTTAAAGTTGGTAAATTTGAATTACTTGTATTTACAGTGTTTTTACTTTTGTCAATCGTAACTGTAGATAATGAACCATTATTTAAATTACTACCAACAGTATTGTGGGTATTATTGGTTGTGGTTTGGCTTTTTGATTTATCAATCAAAGCTGTTTCATATTTATCACCAAAAGTAATACTGTTACTATTAGTAGACATTGAACCCGATAAATCATTTTTAGGACCATAGTAATATGAGTTACCATCAAAGCTGTTATAATAATTATCGCTGGCACCGGCATAATAACCATTCCAATAGCCATCCCAATAGCCATTATAATAGCCATGATTATATCCACCCCACCCATAATAAGGTGAATAACCCCAATATCCGGGGTAACCCCAACCACAATACCAACCCCAATGTGGATAACCGAATCCCCAATTACTATAATACCCGCCCCAATAAGGTTCATAATAGCAATAATATGAAGGATACCACCAAGGCGAACCACAATAAATGCTTATTCCCCAATCCCATGGGTTATATGTATACCAATAGTAATCGGTGTAATAATCATGATAATAATCATACCCATAGTTATGATGAAATCTTTTTATACGTGCAGAATATTCATAATCATAATAATCGTCATAATAATAATTATTGGTAACTTCAGTTGGGTTACCATTTTCATCATAATACGTTTCACTTGTAGAATAATTTATTTTTTCATTGGAATACTTTGTATTTCCTGTATCATTAGCAGTAGCTTGTACTTCTTCTGTTGAATTTTCAGTATTTTCGTTGGGTGTAACTGCATTATTTTCTGTTATTTCTTTATTCGTTGAATAATTTTTGGGATTATCTGCTTTACTTTCAGTTTGAGTGGAAGGTGAAGTAGTAGTTGTAACTGTAGCAGCAGCATCTTTTTTAGAATAATACACATCATCATACATCGAACGGGTTTGATATGATGTTTTGCAGGCTGTAAGTAACAGTGCTGCAGATGCTAATATCAATAAATACTTTTTCATATAATGGTTCTCCTTTTGATTATCAAAATTATATTCTTTGTTTAACATTTGTTTATTTTCTATTTTTGTTAAATAATTCTTCATATATATTTACAAATATCATACCAAGAATACTTATGGCTAAAGATTTTTCAACACGAAACGAAAATTATTCTCAGTGGTACAATGATTTAGTAATCAAAGCCGGACTTGCTGAGAACTCTGCAGTGCGCGGTTGTATGGTGATTAAACCATATGGATATGCTATCTGGGAAAAAATGCAGGCAGCATTGGATAAAATGTTTAAAGATACCGGGCATAGCAATGCTTACTTTCCAATATTCATTCCAAAATCATTTTTCAGTAGAGAAGCTTCACATGTTGAAGGTTTTGCTAAGGAATGTGCAATAGTAACTCACTACCGTTTAAAAAATTCACCTGAAGGAAAAGGGGTTGTTGTTGATGAAACTGCAAAACTTGAGGAAGAACTTATTATCAGACCAACTTCAGAAACCATTATTTGGGACTCTTATCGTAATTGGATTAAATCGTACCGTGATTTACCAATACTTATAAATCAATGGGCAAATGTTGTAAGATGGGAAATGAGAACCCGTTTATTTCTAAGAACAGCAGAATTCCTTTGGCAGGAAGGACATACAGCCCATGCCACTAAAGAAGAAGCTATTGCCGAAACGCTACAAATGCTTGATGTTTATACTGAATTTGCTGAAAAATGGATGGCTGTCCCTGTAATCAAAGGAGTGAAGACAGAAAATGAGCGTTTTGCCGGAGCTGTTGATACATATTGCATTGAAGCATTAATGCAGGATGGGAAAGCATTACAGGCAGGTACTTCGCATTTTCTGGGACAAAAATTTGCAAAAGCTTTCGATGTTAAATTTGCTTCAAAAGAAGGTTCGCTTGAACACGTTTGGGCTACATCATGGGGTGTTTCAACAAGATTGCTTGGAGCATTAATTATGGCTCACTCTGATGATAATGGATTGGTGCTTCCTCCAATGTTAGCTCCAACTCAGGTTGTTATTATTCCAATTTATAAAAATATTGAACAACTTAAAGAAATATCTGAAAAAATAATTCCAATTAAAAAAGCGATTGAAAGTAAAGGTATTTCTGTAAAATATGATGACCGCGATACACAAAAACCCGGCTGGAAATTTTCGGAATATGAATTTAAAGGTGTGCCTGTAAGGCTTGCAATTGGACCAAGAGACTTGGAACAGGGAACAATTGAAATATCAAGAAGGGATACATTAGAAAAAAGCGTAATTCAACAAACAGATATTGAAAATAAAGTTCAACATCTTCTTGACCAGATACAGGATAATCTTTATCAGAAAGCTGTTTCATTCAGGGAAAATAATACGCATTCTGTTAATACCTGGGATGAATTTAAAGATGTGATTGAAAATAAAAGCGGTTTTGTGTATGCACATTGGGATGGGACAGTTGAAACTGAAGAGGCAATTAAAAATGCTACCAAAGCTACTATCCGTTGTATACCATTGAATAACCCGAAAGAAAATGGGAAGTGTGTGTTCTCAGAAAAACCTTCTGAACAACGCGTTATATTTGCTAAAGCTTATTAATCAAAATGGGATTAATCTACCCGAACCAGTATAATTGTATGTAATTTTCGAAGGATTACCGGAATAATAAACATTACCGGTATAATCAATCCATGCATCTAGTTCGCCTGTTACCCAAATATAATCATTAGCGGTAGCTTTGCTGGTTAGATAAGTAAGATTGGTTTTAAAATCCCTCAGGTCAGCTGGACCATTTCCACATGTATAAAGATAATTCAATCCTGAAACTCCTTTCACCGTAAGGTCAGCCGGACCAGTATGTATATTGAACCATGAAGTATTGGTGTGAAGAAGAAAGTTTAAACTTCCCGTTCCTTCATTATCATCTAACTGAAAGAAATTCGTGTAAATAGTATCTTCTGTAATAACAGTGCCAGCACCTTTGTAATAAATGAAATGCCAGAAATCTTTAAAAGTTAAATAAACATTAATCTTGGGTTTATAACTGCGTACCCAGTTACAATGATTGTCATTCCTGATGACAAGAACACTATCTTCAACATTTGTATAAATATCGGGAAGTAAATTTTCGCCTGCTTCAATTTTAATTGAATTAAAAGTATCCTGTTTTAAAAATAAATTGATTTTACTTTCAAGTCGCACCTGGCTGAATTCAGCAACAGTCCTTTCTTCTGTAACGATATCGCCCGTTGATTTCAGGCAATCGCAACGCTTTTCCTTAGTACAAGTTGTAAAAAGAATTAATGTAATAGAAAGCATCAAAACATAAATAATATTATTAAATACAACTTTCATTTACATTTTTCAATTTGAAATTTTCTATTTGCAATCATCAATTAATTTTTATGTTTAATAGTATACCCTATTCCCCACTCAATAAAATCGGCCTTTGCAAAATGCGTTTTCAATGCAAGATGTGCAAAAAGTTTTTCATTAAAATTATATTCCAAACCAAAACGCGAATAAATCATTCCATCAGATTTATCTTTTGCATACAAATAATAACCAATATGAGTAAGTAAACGTAAACGTGAAAAAACAAAATTATGTCCGGCGTATAAACCCGGTTTTAAAATTCCCAAATCATTTTTTAGTACTATATCTTTTCTTTTTAAAACACGTTTATCGCTGTAATCCATGTAAACATCAATACCTGCAGCTACTTCCCTTTTATATGAAAATGATTTATAAAAATTAAACGACGTCATGAAAACACCGTAATAATCACCCAAAGCAGGATAAAGTTGTTTCATTCCTCCAGCAAAATAAATTCGCAACGATATTTTATTCTCAGAAATATTTTTCCATGAAGTATCAGGCAATATATTTGTTTTATCGGGAAAATAATAAGCAATACCAGCAAATACAGTAGGAATGTTTATTCCCAGGTTTGGAGTTTTAAATGAACCATTTGAAAAATGAGTAATTCCAATGCCAGAAGTAAGTGAAATTTTTTTCTTCACCAACCATTTGCATTCATAAAACATATTAATTGCTGCATTCAGATGTGAACCTATCGCAATATTTTTATAATTATCGTTATAATTGAATGGTTTTGAAATGTAGCCAAGCCCAATTCCAAAACGATAATTCAGAAAAAAATTATTTTTATTATACAAATGAAAATTCAAATAAGGATAAGCAGCAACCGCTTTCCCCAATACTACCGGGTTTGCCAGATCAGCATACCATATTGCTCCGCCTATTACCGGGTATTTAAAAAGACAATGCCATTTTTTTTCACCATGCGTTTGAAAATTGAAATTCAGTTCATATGCCGTGAAATGCCCGGTAGTTAGGTGTTGCATATTTTTATGATGCGGCATTATAAATCCATAATGCAATTTAAATTCGCTGAAATAACTGATGGAATCATGTACTGAAGCATTTCCTGCAAAAAATAAATTCACAAAAAATAAAATGAAAATTATTTTTTTACAAATCAACAAATATCTTCTAATGCTTTTCAAATTATTTCAACAAGTTTAAGGAGTTACAAAAGTATAAAGTTTTACCTTTGTAAAAACGAAAGAACCAGATGAACGACAAAATAAAAGAATTTCAACGATTGCTCGAAATAATGGATGAGCTTAGAGCACAATGCCCGTGGGATAAGAAACAAACTTTTGAATCGTTAAGGCATCTAACTATCGAAGAAACCTATGAACTTGCCGATGCTATTGTAGAAAAAAACATTTCCGAAGTTAAAAAAGAACTAGGCGACCTGATGCTTCATATTGTCTTCTACGCCAAGATAGCTTCGGAAAACGGTGATTTTGATATAGCAGATGTTTTAAAAGGAATTAATGAAAAACTGATTAAACGACATCCACATATTTACAGCAATGTTAAAGTTGAAAACGATACGGATGTAAAAAATAACTGGGAAAAAATAAAATTACAGGAAGGACATAAATCAGTTTTAGGAGGTGTTCCTGTATCGCTTCCGGCAATGGTAAAAGCATACCGTATTCAGGATAAAGTAAGAGGCGTAGGATTTGACTGGGAAAAGCCCGAACAGGTGTGGGAAAAAGTTCTTGAAGAATTAAACGAATTGAAACATGAAGTGGAAACAGGCGCCTCCCCTGATAAAATTGAAGATGAATTTGGTGATTTATTTTTTGCTTTGATAAATTATTCCCGATTTGTTGATGTAAATCCAGAAACTGCTTTGGAAAGAACCAATAAAAAATTTATTCAACGTTTTCAATACCTTGAAGAAAACGCCAGAAAAATTGGACGTTCGCTTCATGATATGACGCTGGCAGAAATGGATGTTTACTGGAATGAAGCAAAAATAAAATTCAAATAACCTTTTAAGTTTTGATTTATTTTTTCATAAAACTCTTTCTAATCTGAAATTTTTTAATTTTGTTTGCATCCTAATTCTTATTAATGAAAAAAATATTCCTTATCATAGTTGGAATAATATTTTTTTTATCCGCTGCAAATGCCGGCAATTCGTGGCCTATATATAATTTTATACAAAGCATTAATAACAATTATACAAATTCCGGCCCTGTTGATGATAAAGATTTCAAACTGATGTATCTCGATGCACAGGACCTCTTCAACTATGAATATTACGATGATGCCTTGATGATTTTTAAAAGGCTTCTGGCGCAAGACCAAGATAATTGCAACCTGAACTTTTATGTTGGTGTTTGTATTCTGAAAACTACCAAACAACGTACTCTCGCCGAAAAATATCTTGAGAAAGCCGTTAAGAAAACAGATGTTGCTTATAGCTACAATTACAAAGAAACAGCAGCACCTGTTTTTGCATTTTTTTATCTCGGTCAGGTATATCATCTGGAAGGCAAGTATGATGAGGCTTTGAAGTGTTATGAGAAATTCAAGACATTTCTTACAAACAAAAATAAAGACGGGCAATTTTTAAGTGATGTAGAAAGTTCCATTTCCATTACCATCAATGCATTAAAACTTTCGGCCATACCAATTAAAATAAAAATTGAACCGGTAAAAGCAGTCAACTCCCCATCGAGTGAGTTGACCCCGGTGCTTTCGACAGATGGAAAAACATTATATTTTTCATCAAAGCGGAAAGGCGCAATGGGCGGACAAAAGAACAACCTGGGCGAATTTTTAGATGACATTTATTATACTACTTTAAAAAATAATACTTGGCAAAAGCCAAAAAAAATGGGCTCGAAAATAAATTCTACCGGAAGTGATATCATGAACAGTATCACTCCTGACGGCAAGCAGTTATTGTTTTCGAGGCAAGTACGTGGCACTTACGATATTTTCTTTTGTAATCTTGGAAAGAAAAATAAATGGTCAACACCGGATAAACTGGGCCCCAACATAAACACCAAATCAAATGAAGCATTTGCTTTTATCACACCTGATGGGAACACCATGCTTTTTGCAAGCGACAAAGAAGGAGGATATGGGGGTTACGATATTTATATGGCCGAAAAAACAGCAACTGGCGAATGGGGCCATCCTTTTAATTTAGGACCAGAAATAAATTCTGATAAAAATGAAATTTGCCCTTTGCTCCTACCCGACGGCACATTATATTTTAGTTCGAACGGACATGAAACCATGGGTGGTTATGATATTTTTGAGACAGTTATCTCGGAAGATGGGTTATGGGCAAAGCCAGAGAACATGGGCTATCCGCTGAATACAGCAAGCGACGATTATAATTTTACCTTCACAACTCCCGATGGAAAAAAAGGAATGTATACTTCTGCAAAGACTGGTGGATATGGAGAAACCGATATATATACTTTTACGTTTGAATAAAATCATAAATAATAAAAGCCTCAAAATTCCATTCATTTGAGGCTTTATATCTCAATCACAAATACCTAATCCGAAGATTTGGTATTGAAACTTTGAATTATAAGCTAAATTATTTCCTTGCCAAATACTCCGAAACACCTTCGTGAGTAGCTTTCATGGCTTTGTCTCCTTTATGCCAGTTAGCTGGACAAACCTCTCCGTTCTCTTCAAAAAATTGTAACGCATCAACCATACGCAATGCTTCGTCAACGCTACGCCCTAAAGGAAGGTCGTTCACAACCTGGTGCCGAACGATCCCCTGCTTGTCAATTAAAAATAATCCGCGATAAGCAACAGGAGCACCATTAAATACGGCCTCTGCATTTTCATTGAAATCATATTGTCCGGCAAGAACATCATAGTTTTGTGAAATAGTTTTTGTTAAGTCGGATACCAATGGAAACTTCACGCCTTTAATTCCACCATCTTTCCTTTCGGTATTCAGCCATGCCCAATGCGAAAACTTGGAATCTATTGAACAACCTATAACTGCAACATTCCGCTTTTCAAATTCTGCAATTGCATCCTGGAAAGCAATGATTTCAGTAGGGCACACAAAAGTAAAATCGAGCGGATAAAAGAAAAACACTACATGTTTCTTTCCTATAAATTGTTCGAGAGAAAAATTCTCAACGAACTCGCCACCGTTTATTACTGCTTCTGCATGAAATATTGGGGCTTTTTTACCTATTAATACTGACATAAGATTTGAGATTTGAGTCCGCCACGGCGGATTAGATTTATGATTTATAAATTTTACAAAATAAAATTACACTAAAATTAAACTTTATGTAAAAAGAATTTTATTAAAAACTTTTAACACAAACTTAGCAATGAAATTCCTGCACCAATAATAATGGCAATAAATTTATATAAATTAAATCCGTGTTGTTCTTCTGATTCAAATAATATGGTAGTTGAAATGTGAAGAAAAATCCCAACAACAATTGCAAGTATGATATTAAAAAAATGCGACATGTTTTCGGCAAAGCTTTCACCTAAATAAAAACTTGTAAGTGTACCCATAGGAGCTGATAATGCAAAAATCATCAATAAAATTACAGCTGTACTTTTTTTAAGACCCGTATGTAAAAGCAAACTCACAAGCACAATAGACATAGGAATATTATGAATAATGATTCCTGATAATAGTGTATTTTTAATTTCGGTATTTTGAAAATTACTTGTTAAAGGCATTCCTTCAAGAAATGAATGAATGCAAATACCAATCATGATTGCTAAAAAACTAACATGTTCATTTTTTTTACGACAAGGTTCGTTAAGTTTTTCATGATGACTATGATGACCATGCTCCACACCTTTGGTAAGAAAATCGAGCAATAACTGGATAAAAAATCCCAGCATGATAAATAATCCTATCTGCTGTGATTCGGAAGAATAAATTTCGGGAATAAGTTCAGTAAAGGTTAGGGTTAACAGGAAAGCCCCACCAAATGCAAGAATCAACTTTAAAGTTTTTTCACCAGTTTTAAAAAAAAATACAGAGATTCCGCTTAAAACAACCGGGAAAAATAATGCTATGAAAACAAACAGTGACATTTTATTAGTTATCAGTTAATAAGCAAAAAAGTATAAGTTTATTATTGTTTTTTTATTCTTTTTTAATTTGCCATAAAGTTTACATTCTTTTTATTAAGCCCTACTTTATGACCTTTGTAAGCATAATACAAAATAAATAAGTAGCAAGGTAATAAAATTAAATAAGCCTGTTGTGAACCAATAGAACTGATATCAACCAGCCTTCCGTATAGCAATGGGATTGTTGCTCCACCAGCAATACCCATGATCAGAATTGCCGAACCGGATTTGGTGAATTTACCCAATCCGTTTATTGCAAGCGGCCATATAGCCGGCCACATTATTGCATTAGCGAAACCTAAAGCAGCAATAAATAAAACCGATGTAAACCCGTTTGTATAAACAGCTAGTAAAGAAAAAATCAAAGCTAATATTGCAGATATTCCTAAAGCTTTACCTTGATTAATATATTTAGGAATTAAAATTATTCCCAGGATATATCCAATCACCATACCGAATAATGGCATTAACGGATACAGTCTTGCATTGTCCATTAAAACACCTTGTGATTTTCCGTAAAGTGTAATTGTATCAATTGAAATAACTTCCGCTCCAACATATAAAAATATTGCAACGAATCCAAGAAGCAAATGAGGGAAATTTAATATACTTGTTTTCTCTTCTTGAGCATCGTTATTACCATTTTCGGCACTGATATCAATATCAGGTATAGGTGATAATTTAATGAAAAAAGCAAGAATTAAAAGTAAAGCTGCAATTATTATATAAGGAAAAATAACCCGTTCTGCTAAGTTACTAAGAAGGATTTCTTTTTCAGTTGGTATTACTGTTAAATTAAGCTGGGTTTCTATCGCTTCAAAGTTTTTTAATACAATAGCGCTAAGAACAAGTGGGCCCATAAAACCTGCAATTTTATTACATATTCCCATGATGCTTATTCTTTTTGCAGCACTTTCAATAGGACCAAGAATGGTTACGTAAGGATTAACCGCTGTTTGAAGAATGCATAACCCGGTTCCCTGGATAAATAACCCGGAAATAAATAAACCATATGTCCGTGTAATTGCAGCAGGAATAAACATCAATGAACCAATAGCCATAATTATAAGTCCAAATGACATTCCTCCTTTAAACCCTGTTTTTTTTAACACCCATGATGATGGCAATGCCATTACAAAATATGAAATATAAAAAGCCAATGTAACAAAATACGCCTGGGTATTATTAAGTTCGCAGGATGTTTTAAGAAAAGGAATTAATGTGCTATTCAGCCAAGTTATAAAACCAAAAACGAAATATAAAATTCCTATTATAAAAATGGAAATTACATAATCTTTGCGTGAATTTAATTTAGTCATTAATAAATATTTTATTTGTTTATCGACAAAGATAATGTTTCCGATTATTATGAAAAGATTATTACGAT
The genomic region above belongs to Bacteroidales bacterium and contains:
- the mazG gene encoding nucleoside triphosphate pyrophosphohydrolase, translating into MNDKIKEFQRLLEIMDELRAQCPWDKKQTFESLRHLTIEETYELADAIVEKNISEVKKELGDLMLHIVFYAKIASENGDFDIADVLKGINEKLIKRHPHIYSNVKVENDTDVKNNWEKIKLQEGHKSVLGGVPVSLPAMVKAYRIQDKVRGVGFDWEKPEQVWEKVLEELNELKHEVETGASPDKIEDEFGDLFFALINYSRFVDVNPETALERTNKKFIQRFQYLEENARKIGRSLHDMTLAEMDVYWNEAKIKFK
- the proS gene encoding proline--tRNA ligase, whose translation is MAKDFSTRNENYSQWYNDLVIKAGLAENSAVRGCMVIKPYGYAIWEKMQAALDKMFKDTGHSNAYFPIFIPKSFFSREASHVEGFAKECAIVTHYRLKNSPEGKGVVVDETAKLEEELIIRPTSETIIWDSYRNWIKSYRDLPILINQWANVVRWEMRTRLFLRTAEFLWQEGHTAHATKEEAIAETLQMLDVYTEFAEKWMAVPVIKGVKTENERFAGAVDTYCIEALMQDGKALQAGTSHFLGQKFAKAFDVKFASKEGSLEHVWATSWGVSTRLLGALIMAHSDDNGLVLPPMLAPTQVVIIPIYKNIEQLKEISEKIIPIKKAIESKGISVKYDDRDTQKPGWKFSEYEFKGVPVRLAIGPRDLEQGTIEISRRDTLEKSVIQQTDIENKVQHLLDQIQDNLYQKAVSFRENNTHSVNTWDEFKDVIENKSGFVYAHWDGTVETEEAIKNATKATIRCIPLNNPKENGKCVFSEKPSEQRVIFAKAY
- a CDS encoding peroxiredoxin encodes the protein MSVLIGKKAPIFHAEAVINGGEFVENFSLEQFIGKKHVVFFFYPLDFTFVCPTEIIAFQDAIAEFEKRNVAVIGCSIDSKFSHWAWLNTERKDGGIKGVKFPLVSDLTKTISQNYDVLAGQYDFNENAEAVFNGAPVAYRGLFLIDKQGIVRHQVVNDLPLGRSVDEALRMVDALQFFEENGEVCPANWHKGDKAMKATHEGVSEYLARK
- a CDS encoding ZIP family metal transporter — translated: MSLFVFIALFFPVVLSGISVFFFKTGEKTLKLILAFGGAFLLTLTFTELIPEIYSSESQQIGLFIMLGFFIQLLLDFLTKGVEHGHHSHHEKLNEPCRKKNEHVSFLAIMIGICIHSFLEGMPLTSNFQNTEIKNTLLSGIIIHNIPMSIVLVSLLLHTGLKKSTAVILLMIFALSAPMGTLTSFYLGESFAENMSHFFNIILAIVVGIFLHISTTILFESEEQHGFNLYKFIAIIIGAGISLLSLC
- a CDS encoding DUF2807 domain-containing protein; amino-acid sequence: MKVVFNNIIYVLMLSITLILFTTCTKEKRCDCLKSTGDIVTEERTVAEFSQVRLESKINLFLKQDTFNSIKIEAGENLLPDIYTNVEDSVLVIRNDNHCNWVRSYKPKINVYLTFKDFWHFIYYKGAGTVITEDTIYTNFFQLDDNEGTGSLNFLLHTNTSWFNIHTGPADLTVKGVSGLNYLYTCGNGPADLRDFKTNLTYLTSKATANDYIWVTGELDAWIDYTGNVYYSGNPSKITYNYTGSGRLIPF
- a CDS encoding acyloxyacyl hydrolase, coding for MNLFFAGNASVHDSISYFSEFKLHYGFIMPHHKNMQHLTTGHFTAYELNFNFQTHGEKKWHCLFKYPVIGGAIWYADLANPVVLGKAVAAYPYLNFHLYNKNNFFLNYRFGIGLGYISKPFNYNDNYKNIAIGSHLNAAINMFYECKWLVKKKISLTSGIGITHFSNGSFKTPNLGINIPTVFAGIAYYFPDKTNILPDTSWKNISENKISLRIYFAGGMKQLYPALGDYYGVFMTSFNFYKSFSYKREVAAGIDVYMDYSDKRVLKRKDIVLKNDLGILKPGLYAGHNFVFSRLRLLTHIGYYLYAKDKSDGMIYSRFGLEYNFNEKLFAHLALKTHFAKADFIEWGIGYTIKHKN
- a CDS encoding sugar MFS transporter; translated protein: MTKLNSRKDYVISIFIIGILYFVFGFITWLNSTLIPFLKTSCELNNTQAYFVTLAFYISYFVMALPSSWVLKKTGFKGGMSFGLIIMAIGSLMFIPAAITRTYGLFISGLFIQGTGLCILQTAVNPYVTILGPIESAAKRISIMGICNKIAGFMGPLVLSAIVLKNFEAIETQLNLTVIPTEKEILLSNLAERVIFPYIIIAALLLILAFFIKLSPIPDIDISAENGNNDAQEEKTSILNFPHLLLGFVAIFLYVGAEVISIDTITLYGKSQGVLMDNARLYPLMPLFGMVIGYILGIILIPKYINQGKALGISAILALIFSLLAVYTNGFTSVLFIAALGFANAIMWPAIWPLAINGLGKFTKSGSAILIMGIAGGATIPLLYGRLVDISSIGSQQAYLILLPCYLFILYYAYKGHKVGLNKKNVNFMAN